ACCGCTGAACGACAGGTCGGCGACGTGCAGGACGGGGTCGAACACCGCGAAGCGCCGGGACGACACCAGGTTGGCCGGCGCGAGAAACACACCGGCGTCGGTCACCACGGCCAAGGTATCGACGCGGTCGCCGTCGAGGACATGCCGTGCCGTGCCGTCCAGGACCCAGCCGTCGGCGTCGCGGTGCGCCGTCACCCCGCCGCGCACGGCGGTGCCCGATTCGTGTGGGTCGAACCGATCCCCCGCCAACGGCGCGAACTGGCTCATCGTCGCGAGAAAGGGAGTGGGATCCGTTGCGCGGCCGAGTTCTTCGAGCACGATGGCCAGTTCCACCGCGCTGGATTGATCGTTGAGCTCGGTCCAGCCCTGGTCCACGTAGGCCTTCCACAGTGGACTCGGATCGATACCGTCCTCGGCCACGCTGCGCACCAGTGCGGGCGGGCACTGCTTGGCGACGGCGTCGCGCACCGTGCTCTGCCACAGCCGCTGGTCAGCATCGAACTCCAACAGCATTCGCGCCGCCTCCTTCGTCACCGCCACGGCGAGAATAACATTCTCTCCTGCGAAAGTAGCAATCTCGCACGGACCGAGGAGGGCCGCCAGACGCGTTCGGCTATCGGGCGTCCGGCTGCGCCGCCGCCCACTCACCCCAGCGGTCGAGGTTGACGAACTCGGTGAGCGGACGGCGGCGAAGCGGACCGTGCTTACCCTTGGGCCAGCCGACGACCACGTGGCCGGCGATCATCCAGTCGCCGGGCACACCGACGGCTTCGCGCAGCAGTCGCTCCCCGCCGTACGCGGCCCAGCTGGTCATGCAGGCGCCCAGGCCCTGGGCGCGGGCGGCGAGCAGGAAGTTCTGTATCGCCGGGAAGATCGAGCCGCCGAGCAGCAGTTCGGACGCCGTCGGGTAACGCTGCTGCGCGAACAGGACCGACGTGAATTCGCCGGCCCGGTCGTGAAATTCGTAGGTGGCGCGGTAGGTGCGAGCGCGGCGGCTGGTGTCGTCGGCGGCCGGCCGACTCATCCCGTAGACAGGTTCGATCACGGCCAGGGCGTGGGCCGCCGCCTTGGCCACCACCGCGCGTAGCTCGGGTGATCGCAGCACGACGAAGCGCCAGCCCTGGGCGTTGGCGCCGGAGGGCGCCCACCGGGCTGCTTCGAGGCAGCGGGCGAGGGTCCCGTCGTCGACCGGCTCGTCAGTGAACCGACGGATGCTGCGGGCGGTAGACATCACCTCCCAGACGTCATCGCATGCGTCCGCCATGACCCGCTCCTCCGCAATCGAATCCGCGCCCGCCGAAGGCCAAGGGGCCGAGCGCAATTGCGGCCGGTCCACGTCTGTTTCCGTGTGCCGGTGCGCAAGGGACGGCCGACCGGGCGCATTTCGGTGTTGACTGTAGACCGCGCGACTCGATCGCGGCACCGGACCGTAAAGGAGATGGCAAGTGGATCCCGAGACCTACCGACGCGGAGTTGAGTTGCGTTCCGCGGTGCTGGGCGAGGAACACGTCAGGAAGGCGATGGCCGCGGCCGACGACTTCACCAAGCCGCTGCAGGACCTGGTCACCGAGTACTGCTGGGGCGCGGTGTGGGGGCGCGAGGAACTGTCAAGGAAGACGCGCAGCATGCTCAACCTGGCCATGATCGCGGTCCTCAACCGGCCCCACGAGTTGCGAACCCACCTCAAGGGCGCGCTAACCAACGGCGTGAGCCGGGAGGACGTCCGCGAGATTTTCCTCCAGGTCGCCATCTACGCCGGCATGCCGGCCGCGGTCGACAGCTTTCGGATCGCGGGTGAGGTCTTCGCCGAATTGGAGGAGGCCGCCGGCCGACCAAGCTAGCCCAGCCCGGCACCCCCCGCGACACATAAGCCACGCACCCGACACGCCGGGCGGCATCGCACCGGCTTATGCCTCGCGGCGTCATCGGCCACCCGTCCCGGGACGGGCGTCGGCCACCTCCACCGCGCGTAGGTGGCCGGCGAAGGCAGCGGCTGTAACGAACGCGACCGCGCAAACGGCGCAACCCTCGACACGCGAGAATGGTATTATCCGGAATCAAGAACGATGCTTACCACCTCCGCGGCGAAACCGATGCCTACCAGCGCTGATGATTAACCGAAATGCTTACCGGAAACCCATTGATCGGTGATTGGCGAGAATGTTAGCTTTCCCATCGTATGACCCGCCCGGGGTCACTTCGGTTACTCGAACCGAGGGGCGGCTCTCGTGATCGAACACGCTGACGGAACGCGCACGCCGGTGATCGACGCCAGTGTGCACATCTTCTTCCCGTCCAACAAGGACCTGCGCTCGGTGTTGCGCGAGCCCTTCAAAAGTCGCGGATTCCCCGATTACGAGATGGACTGGTACGGGGCGCCGGGCGGCGAATACGCGCCGAACACCGAGGGCCCGGACGGCCAATATCCCGGTTCGGATCCCGAATTCGTTGCGAACGAGCTGTTCTCGCGGCGCGGAATCGACGTCGCGATCCTGCATCCCATGGGCCGCGGCATCATGCCTGACCGTCACCTGGGTAGCGCGCTGCATGCCGCCCACAACGAGATGATGGTGTCGCGCTGGCTGGATTCCGGGGAGTTCGGTGACCGGTTCCGCGGGACGATCCGGGTGAATCCCGACGACATCGCCGGCGCGGTCCGCGAGGTCGCAAAGTGGCGTGCGCACCCGCGGGTCGTCCAGATCGGGGTCCCCCTGCAGTCCCGCGAGCTGTACGGCAAACCACAGTTCTGGCCATTATGGGAGGCGGCCGCCGACGCGAATCTCCCGGTGGCGGTGCACATCGAATCCGGCGAGGGCATCGGGTTCCCCCCGACGCCGTCCGGCCACACGCTGACCTACGAGCAGTACGTGGGATTCATGGCCCTCAACTACCTGTATCACCTGATGAATATGATCGCCGAGGGCGTGTTCGAGCGATTCCCCGGCCTGAAGTTCGTGTGGGCCGACGGCGCGGCGGATTTCGTCACGCCCTTCATCTGGCGCATGGATACCTTCGGGCGTCCTCATCTCGAACAAACCCCCTGGGCCCCAAGGATTCCCAGTGACTACCTGCCCGGCCACGTGTATTTCGTGCAGGGCAGCCTCGATGGTCCCGGGGACACGGACTTCGCCGGTGAATGGTTCGGCTTCACCGGCAAGGACAACATGGTGATGTTCGGCTCCAGCTACCCGCACTGGCAGTGCGGTGACATCCGCAAGCTGCCCAGGGCGCTGTCGGTCGAGCAGCGGGAGAAGGTGTGCTGGCGCAATGCGGCCGACCTGTACGGCATAGACATCGCGGTCGGCTCAGGCGCACAGTAGAGGAATCAAGCGAGACCGAGGAGCTTCGAGATGACGCTGACCCACCTGCACGAACGGGTTCCCGCCGCGGAACGAATAGCCGTCCGGTGCGTCGACTCGGACGTCCACCCGGTGCCCAGGCGCGGGGAGATCACCCCCTACATCCCGGAGCCGTGGCGCACCAAATTCTTCCTCAAACACAAGGTGGGCGAGCTCATCTACTACGACGCCCCCGACTACGCGCACGCGTTCGCGATGCGGACCGACACTTTCCCGCCGGACGGCGAATTCCCCGGCAGCGACCCGGACATGGCTTTCCGGCAGCTGATCATGGAGGCCGGGTCCGACATCGCCATTCTGGAACCCGCGGGCCGTACGCCGCGGCTCCCCGAAGCTCATCAGGCGTTCGCGAGCGCGCTCAACGACTGGCAGGCGAATCATTGGCTGGACGGCCACAACAACTGGCACGAGCGGTGGCGGGGTTCGATCTGCGTGGCGGTCGAGGACCCGGACGGTGCGGTCGGCCAGATCGAGAAGTGGGCAGGTCACCCCTATATGGCCCAGATCCTCATCAAAGCCGAGCCGCGACCCTCCTGGGGCCACCCGAAGTACGATCCGATCTGGGCGGCGGCAACCAAGCACGACATCACGGTGAGCTGCCACCTGTCGCGCAGCAACTACGAGTTGCTGCCGACCCCGCCCGTCGGATTCCCCAGCTACAACCACGATTTCATGGTGACCTACTCGCTGCTGGCCAATAACCAGGTGATGAGCCTGATCTTCGACGGAGTCTTCGACCGATTCCCCACCCTGCGAATCGTGTTCGTGGAGCATGCATTCACGTGGATACTGCCGCTGATGTGGCGCATGGACGCCATCTACGAAGCGCGCAAGTCGGAGATGGACATCAAACGCAAGCCATCGGATTACGTCAAGGACCACATTAAGTTCACCACCCAGCCGCTGGACTACCCCGAAGACAAGACCGAGCTGACACGCGCCCTGGAGTGGATGGAGTGCGAGAAGATCCTGCTGTTCTCCTCCGACTACCCGCACTGGACGTTCGACGACCCGCGCTGGTTGATCAAGCACCTCCCCAAGGCGGCTCGCGAAGCGGTCATGTACAAGAACGGCATCGCGACCTACCACCTCCCCGAGACCGTGCCGGTGCTCGAGGGTCAAGTCCGGGTGTTTTGAGTTGGTGTCCGAAGAGCACGGGGCAACCGTCAGGCGGCCCCAGCCCCGCCTCGCTCAGGGCCGCGAGCACCTTGTGGCAACCGTCGACGAGATCCCGCCGGGCGGACACAAATTGGTGCCGATCGGCCGGCACGGCGTCGGCGTCTTCAACGTCAACGGCACGTTCTACGCCATCGCGAACTACTGCCCGCACCAGGGTGGACCGCTCTGCTCGGGGCGCGCCCGGGGACGAACGATCGTCGACGAAACCGCCCCCGGTGACGCGGTCATGGTCCGCGACCTGGAGTTCATCTATTGTCCCTGGCACCAATGGGGTTTCGAGCTGGCGACCGGCACGACCGCCGTCAAGCCGGAGTGGAGCATCCGCACCTACCCGGTCCGCGTGGTCGACAATGACGTCCTGGTAATGGCCTGACGCGACGGGAGAATCAGTGCCTTCTATCGAGGTGAATGGTGGCAGCGTCGTCTATGAGATCCTCGGCGGCGCCGGTGACTTCATCGTCCTGACACCAGGCGGGCGATTCGGCAAGGAGATCCCCGGCCTGCGCCCCCTGGCCGAGGACCTGGCCGCCGGCGGCTTCCGGGTGCTGCTGTGGGACCGACCCAACTGCGGCGCCTCCGACGTCCAGTTCTACGGGCAGAGCGAGTCGCATATGCGAGCCGAGACGCTGCACGGCCTGCTGGACGCGCTCGGTGTCAGGAGCTGCATCCTCGCCGGGGGCTCCGGTGGCGCAAGGGATTCCATGCTCACGACCATGCTCTATCCGGAGCTCGTCGAGAAGCTGGTGGTCTGGAACATCGTCGGCGGCATCTACGGAACCTTTGTGCTCGGCTCCTACTACATCATCCCGAGCATCCTTGCCGCCCGCGGAACCGGCATGGACGGCGTGGTCAAGGTCGCCGAGTGGCGCGAGCGCATCGAGGAGAACCCGAACAACAAGCAGCGGTTCCTCGACTTCGAGAAGGACGACTTCCTCAAGGTGATGCTGCGCTGGCTCAACGCTTTCGTCTCCAAGCCCGGGCAGACGATCCCGGGCGTCGATGACGAGATGTTCGACCGCATCAGGGTCCCGACGCTGATCATCCGCGGCGGCGAAAACGACTGGGATCATCCGAAGCGAACGTCGCTGGAGGTCAGCTGCCTGATCAAGGGCTCCAAGCTGATCGATCCGCCGTGGCCCGAAGACGCGTGGGAGCGCGCTTCGGAAGATCGTGCGGCCGGCAGGGTGCAGCACTTCAACATGTTCGACACCTGGGTGCAGGCGGCACCCGCGATCCTCGAGTTCCTGGGCTCGTGAGGCGTTCAGACGGGGTGGATGTGCACCTCGCAATTGAGCGAGGCCTCGAGAGCGGTATGGATCCGGCTTTCGGGAACCCGCTCGAGGTCACCCTCCCGCAGGGTCACGTGCACGATGTCGAAGCCGTCGTCGCCGGGGGTCCGGACGATGTCGCCGGTGAGCCCGAAGGCGCCGAGCACGCCGTGCGCGTCGTCGTCGGTTCCCCTGCTGATGTACGTGACCACACCAGCCAGCGCACCGGGCCCGAACGCTCTGTTGCACAGGTCAATCCCAAGCGCCTTCAGCCCATCGACATCGTTGCCGGTGATGAGCAGCTCGACCTCGCGGCGGTCGACCGGCATGGTGGTCAAATCGTTGGCGACGACATCCGCGCCGATCTCGCCGGCCAGCCCCAGGAGCGCCGTCATGCCGTCGCTTAGCTCGGCAGCGGTGCGCAGGCCGGAGGGGTCGACATTGACGCGCACGACGGCGGTTCGCATGAGCGCAAGACTAACTGCGACGGAGAACCCGTGATGGAAACCAGCGCCGCTCCGGCGATCACCGTCGCCCCCTGGCCCGGTTGCGCACCGCGGCTGGTGGGCGATCGGCCCGGCGGGGACCGGCACGACCACCCCACCTACCAAGCGCTCGGCGGCTACCAAGCGCTGGCCGACCCCGGCGTACTGCTCGCCGAAGTGGAGGCCAGCGGGCTGCAGGGCCGCGGCGGCGCTGCTTTTCCGCTGGCCGTGAAGCTGCGTGCGGTGCGCGACAACGGTCGTGCCAACGGCGGCTGCGCCGTCGTTGCGAACGGCGAGGAGGGCGAGCCGGCATCGATCAAAGACCGTTGGTTGCTGCGCAACCGTCCGCACCTGATCCTCGACGGACTCCGGTTGGCCGCGGCGATGGTGGCGGCGGACCGCGCCTATGTTTACCTTTCCGACCCGGAATCGGCGCGCAGTGTGGAGGCCGCGCTCGCCGAAGGCCCGTCGGGCGACGTCACCGTCGAGTTGTGCAACGTCCACCCGGGCTACATCGCAGGTGAGGAAACCGCCGTCACGCGGGCGATCAACGGGGGCCCGGTCAAGCCGACCGACAAACCCCCCCGCCCCTTCCAGAAGGGGGTCGGCGGGCTGCCCACCCTGGTCAGCAACGTCGAAACCCTCGCCAATCTGCCGTTCCTGCAGCGCCACGGCGCGGCGGCGTTCCGCTCACAAGGCACGTCGCTCTCGCCGGGAACCTTCCTGGTCACGCTCACCGGGGCAGGCCGGCCGCCGGCGCTCTACGAGGTTCCGCACGGCCTGCCATTCACCGAACTGCTTGCCTTGCACGGCGTTTCGTCCGAGCGAGTGAAGGGCGCCCTGCTCGGCGGTTACTTCGCCGGCCTGCTCAATCGCTCGGTGCTGGACGCGACCCTCGACCACGAGACGCTGCGGGGGTTGGGCAGCGGCCTGGGTTGTGGTGCGATCGCGGTGATCACCGACGACTGCCCGGTCGCCGTCGCCGCCTCCGTGCTCGCCTACTTCGAGCGCGAGAACGCCGGGCAGTGCGGGTCCTGTTTCAACGGCACCGCCGCGATGGCCGCCGTCGCCGGCGCCCTTCGTGATGGCGTGGCCACCCCCGAGGACCTCAGCCGGCTGCGACGCTGGTCGGTGATGCTGCGTGGACGCGGGGCCTGCGCCACACTCGACGCCGCCACCAATATGGCCCGCACGCTCCTCGACCAATTTCCGCATGGCGTCGCGCGCCATCTGGGCAACTCCTGTGAAGGATGTGGCGACAACCCATTCCGGGCGGATCGGCCCTACGAGGCGG
This genomic window from Mycobacterium saskatchewanense contains:
- a CDS encoding acyl-CoA dehydrogenase family protein; the protein is MLLEFDADQRLWQSTVRDAVAKQCPPALVRSVAEDGIDPSPLWKAYVDQGWTELNDQSSAVELAIVLEELGRATDPTPFLATMSQFAPLAGDRFDPHESGTAVRGGVTAHRDADGWVLDGTARHVLDGDRVDTLAVVTDAGVFLAPANLVSSRRFAVFDPVLHVADLSFSGVRVSDSARLAVDPERAQHVALTGMAITMVGACQRILDLVLDHVRNRHQFGVPIGSFQAVQHKAADMHVAIQRARALAYFAALTIAADDPRRRLAAAMAKASAGECQSLVFRHGLQLFGAMGFTWENDLQFALKRAKAGEHLLGGAAEHRAQIAREYRAADF
- a CDS encoding nitroreductase family protein; the protein is MADACDDVWEVMSTARSIRRFTDEPVDDGTLARCLEAARWAPSGANAQGWRFVVLRSPELRAVVAKAAAHALAVIEPVYGMSRPAADDTSRRARTYRATYEFHDRAGEFTSVLFAQQRYPTASELLLGGSIFPAIQNFLLAARAQGLGACMTSWAAYGGERLLREAVGVPGDWMIAGHVVVGWPKGKHGPLRRRPLTEFVNLDRWGEWAAAQPDAR
- a CDS encoding carboxymuconolactone decarboxylase family protein, which gives rise to MDPETYRRGVELRSAVLGEEHVRKAMAAADDFTKPLQDLVTEYCWGAVWGREELSRKTRSMLNLAMIAVLNRPHELRTHLKGALTNGVSREDVREIFLQVAIYAGMPAAVDSFRIAGEVFAELEEAAGRPS
- a CDS encoding amidohydrolase family protein, whose protein sequence is MIEHADGTRTPVIDASVHIFFPSNKDLRSVLREPFKSRGFPDYEMDWYGAPGGEYAPNTEGPDGQYPGSDPEFVANELFSRRGIDVAILHPMGRGIMPDRHLGSALHAAHNEMMVSRWLDSGEFGDRFRGTIRVNPDDIAGAVREVAKWRAHPRVVQIGVPLQSRELYGKPQFWPLWEAAADANLPVAVHIESGEGIGFPPTPSGHTLTYEQYVGFMALNYLYHLMNMIAEGVFERFPGLKFVWADGAADFVTPFIWRMDTFGRPHLEQTPWAPRIPSDYLPGHVYFVQGSLDGPGDTDFAGEWFGFTGKDNMVMFGSSYPHWQCGDIRKLPRALSVEQREKVCWRNAADLYGIDIAVGSGAQ
- a CDS encoding amidohydrolase family protein — protein: MTLTHLHERVPAAERIAVRCVDSDVHPVPRRGEITPYIPEPWRTKFFLKHKVGELIYYDAPDYAHAFAMRTDTFPPDGEFPGSDPDMAFRQLIMEAGSDIAILEPAGRTPRLPEAHQAFASALNDWQANHWLDGHNNWHERWRGSICVAVEDPDGAVGQIEKWAGHPYMAQILIKAEPRPSWGHPKYDPIWAAATKHDITVSCHLSRSNYELLPTPPVGFPSYNHDFMVTYSLLANNQVMSLIFDGVFDRFPTLRIVFVEHAFTWILPLMWRMDAIYEARKSEMDIKRKPSDYVKDHIKFTTQPLDYPEDKTELTRALEWMECEKILLFSSDYPHWTFDDPRWLIKHLPKAAREAVMYKNGIATYHLPETVPVLEGQVRVF
- a CDS encoding Rieske (2Fe-2S) protein, translating into MVSEEHGATVRRPQPRLAQGREHLVATVDEIPPGGHKLVPIGRHGVGVFNVNGTFYAIANYCPHQGGPLCSGRARGRTIVDETAPGDAVMVRDLEFIYCPWHQWGFELATGTTAVKPEWSIRTYPVRVVDNDVLVMA
- a CDS encoding alpha/beta fold hydrolase — protein: MPSIEVNGGSVVYEILGGAGDFIVLTPGGRFGKEIPGLRPLAEDLAAGGFRVLLWDRPNCGASDVQFYGQSESHMRAETLHGLLDALGVRSCILAGGSGGARDSMLTTMLYPELVEKLVVWNIVGGIYGTFVLGSYYIIPSILAARGTGMDGVVKVAEWRERIEENPNNKQRFLDFEKDDFLKVMLRWLNAFVSKPGQTIPGVDDEMFDRIRVPTLIIRGGENDWDHPKRTSLEVSCLIKGSKLIDPPWPEDAWERASEDRAAGRVQHFNMFDTWVQAAPAILEFLGS
- a CDS encoding NADH-ubiquinone oxidoreductase-F iron-sulfur binding region domain-containing protein, yielding METSAAPAITVAPWPGCAPRLVGDRPGGDRHDHPTYQALGGYQALADPGVLLAEVEASGLQGRGGAAFPLAVKLRAVRDNGRANGGCAVVANGEEGEPASIKDRWLLRNRPHLILDGLRLAAAMVAADRAYVYLSDPESARSVEAALAEGPSGDVTVELCNVHPGYIAGEETAVTRAINGGPVKPTDKPPRPFQKGVGGLPTLVSNVETLANLPFLQRHGAAAFRSQGTSLSPGTFLVTLTGAGRPPALYEVPHGLPFTELLALHGVSSERVKGALLGGYFAGLLNRSVLDATLDHETLRGLGSGLGCGAIAVITDDCPVAVAASVLAYFERENAGQCGSCFNGTAAMAAVAGALRDGVATPEDLSRLRRWSVMLRGRGACATLDAATNMARTLLDQFPHGVARHLGNSCEGCGDNPFRADRPYEAEAVAYA